A DNA window from Methylobacterium sp. NMS14P contains the following coding sequences:
- a CDS encoding flagellar protein FlaG, producing MTSTTPGPQGLEALGATAAAAVTQEAPRPQTPAKPLEPAVKLDIGTNGGKARYIQDPDTSSIVFQVVDPSSGNVIDQLPSETALRNRAYDSARSTLGSQSGSLSRVA from the coding sequence TTGACATCCACGACGCCGGGGCCGCAGGGCCTCGAGGCACTCGGAGCGACGGCCGCCGCCGCCGTGACGCAGGAGGCTCCCCGGCCCCAGACTCCCGCCAAGCCGCTCGAGCCCGCGGTCAAGCTCGATATCGGCACGAACGGCGGCAAGGCGCGCTACATCCAGGACCCGGACACGAGCTCGATCGTGTTCCAGGTGGTCGATCCGTCGTCCGGCAACGTGATCGATCAGCTCCCGAGCGAGACCGCCCTGCGCAATCGCGCCTACGATTCTGCCCGCAGCACGCTCGGGTCGCAGAGCGGCAGTCTCTCACGCGTCGCCTAG
- a CDS encoding class II glutamine amidotransferase — translation MCRWIAYAGRTIPLEHYVTEPSHSLVSQSIAALESTAATNGDGFGLGWYGDHLEPGRYREVQPAWSDDNLRYLCRHLHSHLFFAHVRAATGTPITRPNCHPFACGPWLFMHNGYIGDWSRLRRPVEALIPDELYPSRAGTTDSEAIFLGLLGCGLMGPGPRRDPVEATARALERLTDLAGAHPFRFTAALADGRDLYAFRYAANDKANSLYYRASEGGVVVASEPLDRDHGTWTTVAENSVLVARRDAPVEILSLAQFGLGAPSVDDSVRRLRA, via the coding sequence ATGTGCCGCTGGATCGCCTATGCGGGACGCACCATCCCGCTGGAGCACTACGTCACCGAGCCGTCCCACAGCCTCGTCTCTCAGAGCATCGCGGCGCTCGAATCGACCGCGGCCACCAACGGCGACGGGTTCGGCCTGGGCTGGTACGGCGATCACCTGGAGCCCGGCCGCTACCGCGAGGTCCAGCCAGCCTGGTCGGACGACAACCTCCGCTACCTGTGCCGGCACCTGCACTCGCACCTGTTCTTCGCGCACGTGCGCGCCGCGACCGGTACGCCGATCACCCGGCCGAACTGTCATCCCTTCGCCTGCGGCCCGTGGCTGTTCATGCACAACGGCTATATCGGCGACTGGAGCCGCCTGCGGCGGCCGGTCGAGGCACTGATCCCCGACGAGCTCTACCCGTCGCGCGCGGGGACCACCGATTCCGAGGCGATCTTCCTCGGATTGCTGGGTTGCGGCCTCATGGGGCCGGGGCCGCGCCGCGATCCAGTCGAGGCGACGGCGCGCGCGCTCGAGCGGCTCACGGACCTCGCCGGCGCGCATCCGTTCCGGTTCACCGCGGCGCTGGCGGACGGCCGCGATCTCTACGCGTTCCGCTACGCCGCGAACGACAAGGCGAACTCGCTCTACTACCGCGCCTCGGAGGGCGGCGTGGTCGTCGCCTCGGAGCCGCTCGACCGGGATCACGGCACCTGGACGACGGTCGCCGAGAACAGCGTGCTCGTCGCGCGGCGGGACGCGCCGGTGGAGATCCTGTCACTGGCCCAGTTCGGCCTGGGCGCGCCGTCGGTCGACGACTCGGTCCGCCGGCTGCGCGCCTGA